The DNA region TGAAAACTTTAATCTTAAGGATTGAAGCGATTATTCAGTTAAGCTATCAAAATACTCAGTTCTGTAATTTATTACTTCTTCATCTCAAGTGAAGCATGATCAACACTAGTTCGTTATGAAAACACTTGACCCTAAGACTCTAAATTTTATTGAGTCGGGGCAGGTATTCACATGTGACATGGCCATCGACCATATTAGGATCCTTTAAACTTCAAgcaagatcatatatatatttgcctTGCGCAGTTCATGTTTTATAATCTTACGCTTTTAAATAACAAAGAACTGGTAACGAAACGGGATAAAAAaggaattagaaaaaaaataagaaaaaaatcataaacttgCATACATAAAGTGTTATTCTAAAAGGTAGAAAAAAAacccaagattttttttttttttttttNNNNNNNNNNNNNNNNNNNNNNNNNNNNNNNNNNNNNNNNNNNNNNNNNNNNNNNNNNNNNNNNNNNNNNNNNNNNNNNNNNNNNNNNNNNNNNNNNNNNNNNNNNNNNNNNNNNNNNNNNNNNNNNNNNNNNNNNNNNNNNNNNNNNNNNNNNNNNNNNNNNNNNNNNNNNNNNNNNNNNNNNNNNNNNNNNNNNNNNNNNNNNNNNNNNNNNNNNNNNNNNNNNNNNNNNNNNNNNNNNNNNNNNNNNNNNNNNNNNNNNNNNNNNNNNNNNNNNNNNNNNNNNNNNNttttttttttttttttttgtaattatgtgaattttcattacTGAAAAAGGATTGTAGAAATTACAATAGCGTGGGAAACAAAGAGCTAACCcctgcccaaaaaaaaataaaaacagagggTTAACTGTTTATACCCTTTATATGAAAGGGAAATTACAGAAATGTCAGCCAATCTTGAAGAAGATCTTTAAAGTTTTTGCGGTGCTTCTTTGCAATGATGGCATCTCGGATCTGCTTGTCGAGGAGCTTGAAGAGAACTTGTGGACTAGTTGCCTTGTTGTTGTGTAGTCTTGCATTCCTCTCAAACCATATAGTGTAAAGGAGTGCATGTGCGACTAGACGCCTCAGAGTTAAGGAGGATGTGGAGTCGTTGCCATCTAACCAAGCGGTAAGAGCATTCCAAGTGTGAAAGACAAAAGGCCTATATCCTAGATGCCTTGTTGCCTCTGTCCACAGGTCTTCGCTAAGGTCACAGTGGAGGAATAAGTGGTCTCTGTCTTCTGGAAACctaccacaaacacaacaagTTGTTTCGATTTGCATTCCCCAATTTGCCAGTCTTGTTCGAGTTGGTAATCTGTCAAGATGCATCAGCCACATCATGAACGCGTGCCTTGGAATTGCTCCTTTGTACCAGACTTGATTGGTCCAGGATTGTGGAGGTTGTCTTGGGCGTATGACTTCCCAGGTCTTCATTGTGCTGAAGTGGTCAAGCTCCGTATCCTCAATTTTCTAAGTGAAAGTGTCTGGCTCTGAACATAGCGTTGGTAACGGTACGGTTGTGAGATGAATCTAAAGGGCTTCAGCTTGCAGCGATCTCGTAGGTCTGATGATCCATCCATTGGGTGAGCATGCTTGTGCCACAGTTCCCCTGAGAGGTACACCCGTTTGAGAAGGTCCCGTTGTCCCCATATAATCCAACAAATGTCCAAATGGAGTCCACGAGTTGTTCCAAAAGCTTGTTGTCTGCCCATTACCCACATGACATCTAAGAAAAATGAGGGCCAGAGAACGCAGGTGGAGGATTGTTCGACAAATCCAGGAGGTTTGCTTCACTGCATCAATTTGCCAGAAAACTTCGTCTTTGATCTTGTTGTTTCGTAGCCAATCCGCCCAAAGGGAGTCTCCGGCAGTTAGCAGTCGCCATATGAGCTTAAGACAGAGAGTTTTGTTCCATCGGTTTATGCTACGAAATCCTAGGCCACCTTTTTCTTTAGGTAAACATAAGGATGACCAAGCGACTTTTGCATGTGTCTTTTTAGAAATATCCCCACAACACAAGAACCTGGTGCATAGACTCTCAATTATCTTCACACATCCCTTGGGGAGAATAAAAGCTGATGCCCATAAATTGATAATTCCATAGATAACAGAAGATATCAATTCTTTTCTGCCTGGAAAAGAGAGGGCCCTCGCAGTCCAAGAGGAAAATTTGCCTGTTATTTTGTCTATTAGAGGTCGATACTCTGAGATCCGGAGCTTTCTATGTATCAAGGGTAAACCAAGGTAGTGAATAGGGAGTGAACCAAGGTTGAAACCAAGCGAATGAAACTGTGAGGTTTCATCCTGGTTCACTCCTGCTAAGTAGAGATTTGTCTTGTCTTTGTTCATTGAAAGGCCAGATAAAATCGAGAACTGCTGCAACACTGTTGAGATGTTCTCCAGAGAAGTCTTTTTACCATCAAAGAAAATCATTATGTCGTCAGCAAAAGCCAGGAGAGGCACTTGAGGATTCGACGCTTGGGGATGGAAGCCAATGTGGTTGGTGTTGAATTTACTAGTCAGCATTTGTGTGAAGACGTCCATTGCAATCGTGAACAAGTAAGGGGAGATAGACTCTCCTTGTCTCAACCCCTTAGCCCCTTTAAAATAACCACAACTCTCACCATTGACACAAACCGAAAAGGTAGGAGACGTTATGCATTCAGTGATGAGCTTGACAAAGTGTTCTGGGAATGCCATGGTCCTTAGTACATTGATGATGAACTGCCAGTCAACCGAATTAAAGGCTTTCTTCAAATCCACCTTCAACATGCCTCTTGCAGAGATATTTTTCTGATTATATCCTTGAACCAGTTCAGTTGCTAAAAACACATTTTCAACCAACAGTCTACCCGGGATGAAAGCAGACTGTTGGTTGATACGAGTAGTTTTCTCTGCTGAAGTCTGAGATCACCCTTTTCAACATTTTGAGATCACCCTTTTCAACATCTTTGAACAGTCAAACGATAGAGCAGTCCACCAAAGTTTGGTTAAAATCCCCTGTAACTAACCAGGGCCTGTTCTCCACTGCAGAAGAACTCGCTAG from Camelina sativa cultivar DH55 chromosome 3, Cs, whole genome shotgun sequence includes:
- the LOC104779191 gene encoding uncharacterized protein LOC104779191 produces the protein MAFPEHFVKLITECITSPTFSVCVNGESCGYFKGAKGLRQGESISPYLFTIAMDVFTQMLTSKFNTNHIGFHPQASNPQVPLLAFADDIMIFFDGKKTSLENISTVLQQFSILSGLSMNKDKTNLYLAGVNQDETSQFHSLGFNLGSLPIHYLGLPLIHRKLRISEYRPLIDKITGKFSSWTARALSFPGRKELISSVIYGIINLWASAFILPKGCVKIIESLCTRFLCCGDISKKTHAKVAWSSLCLPKEKGGLGFRSINRWNKTLCLKLIWRLLTAGDSLWADWLRNNKIKDEVFWQIDAVKQTSWICRTILHLRSLALIFLRCHVGNGQTTSFWNNSWTPFGHLLDYMGTTGPSQTGVPLRGTVAQACSPNGWIIRPTRSLQAEAL